A region of Vitis vinifera cultivar Pinot Noir 40024 chromosome 15, ASM3070453v1 DNA encodes the following proteins:
- the LOC100252297 gene encoding ATPase GET3A has protein sequence MASDQELSGTVQNILDQESLKWVFVGGKGGVGKTTCSSILSILLSRVRSSVLIISTDPAHNLSDAFQQRFTKAPTLVNGFSNLYAMEVDPSVENEELPGDGMDNLFSELANAIPGIDEAMSFAEMLKLVQTMDYSVIVFDTAPTGHTLRLLQFPSTLEKGLAKMMSLKNKFGGLLNQMTRLFGVDDEFGEDALLGRLEGMKDVIEQVNKQFKDPDLTTFVCVCIPEFLSLYETERLVQELNKFEIDSHNVIINQVLYDEEVVESKLLKARMRMQQKYLDQFYMLYDDFHITKLPLLPEEVCGVEALKAFSHNFITPYQPVIEKGTMEELEARVSMLKQQLTDAEAELERLRKGKQKVDMTGFGSHF, from the exons ATGGCTTCAGATCAAGAGTTGTCAGGAACTGTGCAGAACATACTGGACCAAGAGAGTCTGAAGTGGGTCTTTGTTGGTGGTAAAGGCGGCGTTGGCAAGACTACGTGTAGTTCGATTCTGTCGATCCTTCTCTCTAGGGTTAGATCCTCTGTTTTGATAATCTCCACTGACCCCGCTCACAATCTCAGCGATGCGTTTCAGCAGCGTTTCACCAAGGCACCCACTTTGGTTAATGGGTTCTCCAATCTCTATGCAATG GAAGTGGATCCCAGTGTAGAGAACGAAGAATTACCTGGTGATGGAATGGATAATCTTTTCTCTGAGCTGGCAAATGCAATTCCCGGAATTGATGAGGCAATGAGCTTTGCAGAAATGTTGAA GTTGGTTCAAACAATGGATTACTCTGTGATAGTATTTGATACAGCTCCTACTGGTCATACACTTCGGTTATTGCAATTTCCATCAACATTAGAGAAGGGGCTTGCTAAAATGatgtccttaaaaaataaatttggtggTTTATTGAATCAG ATGACCCGTCTCTTTGGTGTGGACGATGAATTTGGTGAGGATGCACTTCTGGGTAGGCTTGAGGGCATGAAAGATGTGATTGAACAAGTGAATAAGCAATTCAAGGACCCA GACTTAACAACTTTTGTTTGTGTTTGCATTCCGGAGTTCCTTTCTCTCTATGAAACAGAGAGACTGGTGCAGGAACTGAATAAATTTGAGATAGATTCGCACAATGTTATCATTAACCAAGTGCTTTATGATGAAGAAG TTGTTGAATCAAAGTTGCTTAAAGCAAGAATGCGGATGCAACAAAAGTACCTTGATCAGTTCTACATGCTGTATGATGATTTTCACATTACCAAGCTTCCTTTGCTACCAGAAGAG GTTTGTGGGGTTGAAGCTCTGAAAGCATTTTCACATAATTTCATAACACCCTATCAGCCTGTCATCGAGAAAGGCACAATGGAAGAGCTGGAGGCAAGAGTGTCAATGCTAAAGCAACAGTTGACAGATGCTGAGGCAGAGCTTGAGAGactgagaaaaggaaaacaaaag GTGGATATGACTGGGTTTGGATCTCATTTTTGA
- the LOC100257393 gene encoding subtilisin-like protease SBT1.1 — MFVLIYILLFQTADTMMFRTSLLLLAFMAAATSIASTDRQTYVVHMDKTRITSLDGILGDSRKWYEAVMDSINELSIQGGGEEETSPPELLYTYETAITGFAAKLSIKQLQALNKVEGFLSAVPDELLGLHTTHSPQFLGLHTGRGLWNAHNLATDVIIGIVDTGIWPEHVSFQDRGMSSVPSQWKGACEEGTKFTHSNCNKKLIGARVFFKGYEAIRGRINELVDFKSARDSLGHGTHTASTAAGNVIPGASLFGRGKGFARGMRYTSRIAAYKACYAGGCANSDILAAIDQAVSDGVDVLSLSVGGDSKPYHIDSIAIASFGAVQNGVFVSCSAGNSGPSSSTVANSAPWIMTVAASSLDRSFPTIVKLGNGETFHGASLYSGKATKQLLLAYGETAGRVGVNYCIGGTLSPNLVKGKIVVCKRGVNSRVVKGEQVKMAGGAGMILLNTEAQGEELVADPHVLPAISLGASAGKSIINYVNSGNSTASIVFRGTAYGNPAPVMAAFSSRGPASEGPYVIKPDVTAPGVNILAAWPPTVSPTGLKSDNRSVLFDVLSGTSMSCPHVSGLAALLKSVHKDWSPAAIKSALMTTAYTLDNKRSPISDFGSGGSSATPFAYGSGHVNPEKASKPGLIYDITTEDYLNYLCSLNYTSSQIARVSRRISFTCPNDSVHLQPGDLNYPSFAVLFNGNAQKNRATYKRSVTNVGYPTTTYVAQVQEPEGVSVMVKPNVLKFKELNQKLSYKVSFVASRKTSTSSSWSFGSLVWVSRKYRVRSPIAVTWQ, encoded by the coding sequence ATGTTtgtattaatatatattcttctttttcaaaCTGCAGACACCATGATGTTTAGAACATCACTTCTATTGCTGGCTTTCATGGCTGCTGCAACTTCAATTGCTTCGACAGACAGACAAACATATGTAGTTCACATGGACAAGACCAGGATCACATCTTTAGATGGTATTCTTGGTGATTCCAGAAAATGGTATGAAGCAGTTATGGATTCCATCAATGAACTCTCAATTCAAGGAGGAGGCGAAGAAGAAACATCACCTCCCGAGCTCCTTTACACCTATGAAACTGCCATCACTGGCTTTGCTGCAAAGCTCTCCATCAAGCAGTTGCAGGCCTTGAACAAAGTTGAGGGGTTTCTCTCAGCTGTTCCTGATGAATTACTAGGTCTCCACACCACACACTCACCTCAGTTTCTTGGCCTGCATACTGGGAGAGGACTATGGAATGCTCACAACCTGGCCACTGATGTGATAATTGGCATTGTTGATACTGGAATCTGGCCTGAACATGTTAGTTTTCAAGATAGGGGCATGTCATCGGTGCCCTCTCAATGGAAAGGAGCTTGTGAGGAAGGCACAAAGTTCACACATTCCAATTGCAACAAGAAGCTTATTGGCGCAAGAGTCTTTTTCAAAGGGTACGAAGCCATTAGAGGGAGAATCAATGAATTGGTGGATTTCAAATCCGCTAGGGACTCACTGGGCCATGGAACGCACACTGCATCAACTGCAGCTGGTAATGTGATACCTGGAGCAAGCCTTTTCGGTAGGGGAAAGGGCTTTGCAAGGGGAATGAGATATACATCAAGAATTGCTGCATATAAAGCTTGTTATGCTGGTGGCTGTGCAAACTCTGATATATTAGCAGCAATAGACCAGGCTGTTTCCGATGGGGTTGATGTATTGTCACTGTCCGTGGGAGGTGACTCAAAGCCTTACCATATTGACAGTATCGCTATAGCTTCCTTTGGGGCAGTCCAAAATGGTGTTTTCGTTTCTTGTTCTGCGGGAAATTCAGGGCCTTCTAGTTCAACTGTTGCCAATTCCGCACCTTGGATCATGACAGTTGCTGCAAGCTCCCTCGATAGAAGCTTCCCTACTATAGTTAAGCTTGGCAACGGAGAAACTTTTCATGGGGCATCGTTGTACTCTGGGAAAGCAACTAAGCAACTATTGCTTGCTTATGGAGAAACTGCAGGTCGTGTTGGAGTTAATTATTGCATTGGTGGCACGCTTTCTCCCAATCTCGTAAAAGGGAAGATTGTTGTATGCAAACGAGGCGTGAATAGCCGAGTTGTAAAGGGGGAACAAGTGAAAATGGCAGGTGGTGCTGGAATGATACTGCTGAACACTGAAGCTCAAGGGGAGGAGCTTGTTGCTGATCCCCACGTTTTACCGGCCATTTCTTTAGGGGCTTCAGCAGGTAAATCCATAATAAACTATGTAAATTCTGGGAATTCTACTGCTTCTATTGTATTCCGTGGGACTGCATATGGGAATCCTGCGCCTGTAATGGCAGCATTCTCTTCAAGAGGCCCTGCTTCAGAAGGGCCTTATGTGATCAAGCCCGATGTGACTGCTCCAGGCGTGAACATACTGGCTGCATGGCCACCAACTGTAAGCCCAACCGGGCTCAAAAGCGATAACAGAAGTGTACTATTTGATGTACTCTCCGGGACATCAATGTCTTGCCCTCATGTTAGTGGCCTAGCCGCGCTTCTTAAATCAGTTCACAAAGATTGGTCACCCGCCGCCATCAAGTCAGCCCTGATGACAACTGCTTATACTCTAGACAACAAGAGAAGTCCAATTTCAGATTTTGGTTCTGGTGGCTCATCAGCAACCCCTTTTGCATATGGTTCAGGCCATGTGAATCCAGAGAAAGCCTCCAAACCAGGGCTAATTTATGACATTACAACTGAGGACTACCTCAACTACTTGTGTAGCCTTAACTACACCTCTTCTCAGATAGCTCGAGTGTCAAGAAGGATCAGTTTCACTTGCCCAAATGACTCAGTTCATCTTCAACCTGGAGACTTGAACTATCCTTCATTTGCAGTACTTTTCAATGGCAATGCCCAAAAAAACCGTGCCACATACAAAAGAAGTGTAACAAATGTTGGGTACCCTACTACTACCTATGTGGCACAGGTGCAGGAACCAGAAGGAGTATCAGTCATGGTTAAACCTAATGTTTTAAAGTTTAAAGAACTCAATCAGAAACTGAGTTACAAGGTGAGTTTCGTTGCATCGCGAAAAACATCAACTTCTTCTAGTTGGTCTTTTGGATCTCTAGTTTGGGTGTCTAGGAAATATAGAGTTAGAAGTCCCATTGCAGTAACTTGGCAGTAG
- the LOC100257432 gene encoding ubiquitin-related modifier 1 homolog 2 has product MQLTLEFGGGLELLCESVKIHSVNVDPQVGEEKLTMKDLLSWVRANLIKERPEMFMKGDSVRPGVLVLVNDCDWELSGQLDTTLEEKDVIVFISTLHGG; this is encoded by the exons ATGCAACTGACTCTTGAGTTCGG TGGTGGGCTCGAGCTTCTATGTGAGTCAGTAAAGATCCATAGTGTAAATGTTGATCCACAAGTTGGTGAAGAGAAG TTAACCATGAAAGATTTGCTCTCTTGGGTTCGTGCCAATTTGATCAAGGAGAGGCCTGAGATGTTCATGAAAGGAGATTCTGT GAGACCTGGGGTTCTGGTCCTTGTCAATGATTGTGATTGGGAGCTGAGTGGCCAGCTTGATACTACATTAGAAGAGAAGGATGTGATTGTTTTCATCTCAACCCTGCATGGTGGATAG
- the LOC100247180 gene encoding SPX domain-containing membrane protein At4g22990 isoform X2: protein MVAFGKKLKANQIQEWQGHYINYKLMKKKVNRYAQQIEVGAQNRLYVLMDFAKLLDSQIEKIVLFLLEQQGILASRLSNLREQHDALSQQPDGLKVSEVKEAYRAVGRDLLQLLFFVEMNAIGLRKILKKFDKRFGYKFTNYYVKTRANHPYSLLQQVFKHVGIGAVVGAISRNLADLQDHQGSYISIYDQPASSLTDPVIDSINAAVDRLTNSTNFLHFLGKHALIMQEELPTPSEDHAVDQRYHFMSLLLNLANTFLYMVNTYIIVPTADNYSLSLGAAATVCGVVIGAMAVAQVFSSVYFSAWSNKSYMRPLLFSSIVLLVGNVLYALAYDLDSISVLIIGRLFCGLGSARAVNRRYISDCVPLKLRMQASAGFVSASALGMACGPALACLFQTNFKIYKITFNDNTLPGWFMVLAWLVYLLWLWISFREPFHEAKENIAPLEVNAALLVNEAVESGSTQPLLLNSKAKEEDEDQECDGAEEDSNDIQKPVTSLVLAYRLLTPSVKVQLYIYFMLKYAMEVLLAGSSVITTYYFVWSTRHVAIFLACLGLTVLPVNMVVGSYISNMFEERQVLLASEIMVCIGTLLSFNVVIPYSVLQYVGSGLITFVSAEVLEGVNLSLLSRVMSSRLSQGTYNGGLLSTEAGTLARVVADGTITLAGYLGEGMVLNVTLLTSLFICISSIVATCFTYNTLY from the exons ATGGTTGCATTCGGGAAAAAGTTGAAAGCGAATCAAATTCAAGAATGGCAAGG GCACTACATTAACTATAAGTTAATGAAGAAGAAAGTAAACAGATATGCTCAGCAAATTGAGGTGGGAGCGCAAAACCGCCTTTATGTTCTTATGGATTTTGCAAAATTGCTGGATAGTCag ATTGAAAAGATTGTTTTGTTTCTGTTGGAACAACAAGGGATACTCGCAAGCAGATTATCCAATCTCAGAGAACAGCATGATGCTCTTTCACAACAGCCAGATGGATTAAAAGTATCTGAAGTAAAAGAAGCATATAGAGCAGTGGGGAGGGATCTTTTACAGCTTCTCTTTTTTGTGGAAATGAATGCTATTGGTCTGCGTAAGATATTGAAAAAGTTTGATAAGCGCTTTGGCTACAAGTTTACAAATTACTATGTTAAAACTCGTGCAAATCATCCTTACTCCTTGCTGCAACAAGTGTTCAAGCATGTG GGTATTGGGGCTGTAGTAGGAGCCATATCACGCAATCTTGCAGATCTTCAGGACCATCAGGGGAGCTACATATCAATTTATGATCAACCTGCTTCTTCACTTACG GATCCTGTCATTGATTCTATTAATGCTGCTGTAGACAGGTTAACAAACTCAACGAATTTCCTTCACTTTTTGGGAAAACATGCGCTTATTATGCAAGAGGAGTTGCCGACTCCATCTGAGGATCATGCTGTTGACCAGAGATATCATTTTATGTCTCTTCTCTTGAACTTGGCAAACACATTTCTGTATATGGTCAACACATATATTATTGTCCCAACAGCAGATAACTACTCTCTGAGCCTTGGAGCTGCAGCAACTGTTTGTGGTGTTGTGATTGGGGCGATGGCTGTTGCACAAGTGTTCTCTTCAGTATATTTTAGTGCATGGTCAAATAAATCGTACATGAGACCTCTATTATTTAGCAGTATTGTTCTTCTTGTTGGAAATGTCTTATACGCACTAGCTTATGATCTTGACTCGATATCGGTTCTCATTATTGGTCGTCTATTCTGTGG GTTAGGTTCTGCAAGAGCTGTCAACAGGCGCTATATCAGTGATTGTGTTCCGCTTAAACTACGAATGCAGGCTTCTGCAGGTTTTGTTAGTGCAAGTGCACTTGGAATGGCATGTGGTCCTGCTCTTGCATGCTTATTTCAAACCAATTTTAAGATTTACAAAATCACATTCAACGACAACACACTACCTGGTTGGTTTATGGTGCTGGCATGGCTTGTCTATTTATTGTGGTTGTGGATTTCTTTCAGAGAGCCTTTTCATGAGGCTAAGGAGAATATTGCACCCCTGGAAGTTAATGCTG CCTTATTAGTAAATGAGGCTGTGGAGAGTGGCTCGACACAACCATTGCTGTTGAACTCAAAAGCTAAAGAGGAAGATGAAGACCAAGAATGCGATGGTGCTGAAGAAGATTCTAATGACATTCAAAAACCTGTCACTTCTCTTGTATTGGCATATAGATTACTTACACCATCTGTAAAG GttcaattatatatttattttatgctcAAATATGCTATGGAGGTTCTGCTTGCTGGATCAAGTGTCATCACCACATACTACTTTGTTTGGTCAACCAGACATGTGGCAATTTTTCTTGCATGTCTTGGGCTAACAGTGCTCCCAGTAAACATGGTTGTTGGGAGCTACATCAGCAACATGTTTGAAGAAAG GCAAGTTTTACTGGCATCTGAAATTATGGTATGCATAGGAACACTCCTAAGCTTCAATGTAGTTATCCCTTACTCGGTGCTGCAGTATGTTGGCTCAGGACTCATCACATTCGTGTCTGCTGAAGTTCTTGAGG GTGTGAACCTATCACTCCTATCAAGGGTCATGTCTTCAAGGCTTTCTCAAGGAACCTACAATGGTGGACTGCTTTCAACAGAGGCTGGAACCTTGGCTCGAGTAGTTGCAGATGGAACAATAACCCTTGCTGGGTACTTGGGTGAGGGTATGGTCTTGAATGTCACCTTACTGACTTCACTCTTCATCTGTATCTCTTCCATTGTCGCCACCTGCTTCACCTACAACACACTCTACTGA
- the LOC100247180 gene encoding SPX domain-containing membrane protein At4g22990 isoform X1 → MRCRQKRPKKKKIPLIESENLKIRSRFLIKSLAEAQCLVRKMVAFGKKLKANQIQEWQGHYINYKLMKKKVNRYAQQIEVGAQNRLYVLMDFAKLLDSQIEKIVLFLLEQQGILASRLSNLREQHDALSQQPDGLKVSEVKEAYRAVGRDLLQLLFFVEMNAIGLRKILKKFDKRFGYKFTNYYVKTRANHPYSLLQQVFKHVGIGAVVGAISRNLADLQDHQGSYISIYDQPASSLTDPVIDSINAAVDRLTNSTNFLHFLGKHALIMQEELPTPSEDHAVDQRYHFMSLLLNLANTFLYMVNTYIIVPTADNYSLSLGAAATVCGVVIGAMAVAQVFSSVYFSAWSNKSYMRPLLFSSIVLLVGNVLYALAYDLDSISVLIIGRLFCGLGSARAVNRRYISDCVPLKLRMQASAGFVSASALGMACGPALACLFQTNFKIYKITFNDNTLPGWFMVLAWLVYLLWLWISFREPFHEAKENIAPLEVNAALLVNEAVESGSTQPLLLNSKAKEEDEDQECDGAEEDSNDIQKPVTSLVLAYRLLTPSVKVQLYIYFMLKYAMEVLLAGSSVITTYYFVWSTRHVAIFLACLGLTVLPVNMVVGSYISNMFEERQVLLASEIMVCIGTLLSFNVVIPYSVLQYVGSGLITFVSAEVLEGVNLSLLSRVMSSRLSQGTYNGGLLSTEAGTLARVVADGTITLAGYLGEGMVLNVTLLTSLFICISSIVATCFTYNTLY, encoded by the exons ATGAGGTGTCGacaaaaaaggccaaaaaaaaagaaaattccattGATAGAAAgtgagaatttgaaaattagaagtCGGTTTTTGATAAAGTCTCTGGCTGAGGCACAATGTTTGGTTAG AAAGATGGTTGCATTCGGGAAAAAGTTGAAAGCGAATCAAATTCAAGAATGGCAAGG GCACTACATTAACTATAAGTTAATGAAGAAGAAAGTAAACAGATATGCTCAGCAAATTGAGGTGGGAGCGCAAAACCGCCTTTATGTTCTTATGGATTTTGCAAAATTGCTGGATAGTCag ATTGAAAAGATTGTTTTGTTTCTGTTGGAACAACAAGGGATACTCGCAAGCAGATTATCCAATCTCAGAGAACAGCATGATGCTCTTTCACAACAGCCAGATGGATTAAAAGTATCTGAAGTAAAAGAAGCATATAGAGCAGTGGGGAGGGATCTTTTACAGCTTCTCTTTTTTGTGGAAATGAATGCTATTGGTCTGCGTAAGATATTGAAAAAGTTTGATAAGCGCTTTGGCTACAAGTTTACAAATTACTATGTTAAAACTCGTGCAAATCATCCTTACTCCTTGCTGCAACAAGTGTTCAAGCATGTG GGTATTGGGGCTGTAGTAGGAGCCATATCACGCAATCTTGCAGATCTTCAGGACCATCAGGGGAGCTACATATCAATTTATGATCAACCTGCTTCTTCACTTACG GATCCTGTCATTGATTCTATTAATGCTGCTGTAGACAGGTTAACAAACTCAACGAATTTCCTTCACTTTTTGGGAAAACATGCGCTTATTATGCAAGAGGAGTTGCCGACTCCATCTGAGGATCATGCTGTTGACCAGAGATATCATTTTATGTCTCTTCTCTTGAACTTGGCAAACACATTTCTGTATATGGTCAACACATATATTATTGTCCCAACAGCAGATAACTACTCTCTGAGCCTTGGAGCTGCAGCAACTGTTTGTGGTGTTGTGATTGGGGCGATGGCTGTTGCACAAGTGTTCTCTTCAGTATATTTTAGTGCATGGTCAAATAAATCGTACATGAGACCTCTATTATTTAGCAGTATTGTTCTTCTTGTTGGAAATGTCTTATACGCACTAGCTTATGATCTTGACTCGATATCGGTTCTCATTATTGGTCGTCTATTCTGTGG GTTAGGTTCTGCAAGAGCTGTCAACAGGCGCTATATCAGTGATTGTGTTCCGCTTAAACTACGAATGCAGGCTTCTGCAGGTTTTGTTAGTGCAAGTGCACTTGGAATGGCATGTGGTCCTGCTCTTGCATGCTTATTTCAAACCAATTTTAAGATTTACAAAATCACATTCAACGACAACACACTACCTGGTTGGTTTATGGTGCTGGCATGGCTTGTCTATTTATTGTGGTTGTGGATTTCTTTCAGAGAGCCTTTTCATGAGGCTAAGGAGAATATTGCACCCCTGGAAGTTAATGCTG CCTTATTAGTAAATGAGGCTGTGGAGAGTGGCTCGACACAACCATTGCTGTTGAACTCAAAAGCTAAAGAGGAAGATGAAGACCAAGAATGCGATGGTGCTGAAGAAGATTCTAATGACATTCAAAAACCTGTCACTTCTCTTGTATTGGCATATAGATTACTTACACCATCTGTAAAG GttcaattatatatttattttatgctcAAATATGCTATGGAGGTTCTGCTTGCTGGATCAAGTGTCATCACCACATACTACTTTGTTTGGTCAACCAGACATGTGGCAATTTTTCTTGCATGTCTTGGGCTAACAGTGCTCCCAGTAAACATGGTTGTTGGGAGCTACATCAGCAACATGTTTGAAGAAAG GCAAGTTTTACTGGCATCTGAAATTATGGTATGCATAGGAACACTCCTAAGCTTCAATGTAGTTATCCCTTACTCGGTGCTGCAGTATGTTGGCTCAGGACTCATCACATTCGTGTCTGCTGAAGTTCTTGAGG GTGTGAACCTATCACTCCTATCAAGGGTCATGTCTTCAAGGCTTTCTCAAGGAACCTACAATGGTGGACTGCTTTCAACAGAGGCTGGAACCTTGGCTCGAGTAGTTGCAGATGGAACAATAACCCTTGCTGGGTACTTGGGTGAGGGTATGGTCTTGAATGTCACCTTACTGACTTCACTCTTCATCTGTATCTCTTCCATTGTCGCCACCTGCTTCACCTACAACACACTCTACTGA